The proteins below come from a single Epinephelus moara isolate mb chromosome 19, YSFRI_EMoa_1.0, whole genome shotgun sequence genomic window:
- the si:ch211-223a10.1 gene encoding palmitoyltransferase ZDHHC13, whose protein sequence is MHPMPVCAVSGGDIFDCIQRGNIEQCIQFVQNDRSVLKQKGWGGFSPLHYAALHGNRGLVDLFLTNGADPNLTCDAGQTAFHFACRQGNIYIIHQMMQYGADLRLIDLQQKTSLHHAVSGGSIVAVHYLWETGMFRFTDTDMYQVTPLHLAASTGNTEVVRYLLRDQRCAVDAADQQGATALHVAAERGGVEVCWTLLQRTGCGMLYLKNHSGLTPLDLSKQGKTFRHQQLTKLLSRYINEPIHHKPRESHVLYYWTLFFPTLSGAAILLIAAMLGGYGGLTCGLLFPWLARSIFTQYHRMTTYQRLPNPVYLGTLIAGLFHSLLCFYGKIMPSVWPTSALVQVSMVHFSLVLGLFCKVLTQDPGTLHRADADPRFSCITDLVENNQSPHRFCPYCELFQPDYTKHCKLCDVCIKDYDHHCLFLNRCVGRGNHRLFLLFILSMVIAHILFVFTAANSLYDKMSAGSHSLSSWLTLLGEEFWVVVMMVMNALTLLWEVWLLTEQFDAVATGTTTYFRQCESSVRQRSLIQRWRWVIVLSFLLEGRRRVGSVQTGEDKTAIDI, encoded by the exons ATGCATCCGATGCCTGTGTGCGCCGTCAGCGGTGGAGACATATTTGACTGTATACAGAGAGGAAATATTGAACAGTGTATACAGTTCGTGCAAAATGACCGATCAGTTCTCAAGCAAAAAG GCTGGGGTGGCTTCAGCCCGCTCCACTACGCTGCCCTCCATGGGAACCGCGGCCTGGTTGACCTTTTCCTCACTAATGGAGCTGACCCTAACCTGACGTGTGATGCGGGACAGACAGCCTTTCATTTTGCCTGCAG GCAGGGGAACATCTATATCATACACCAGATGATGCAGTATGGAGCTGATTTGCGCCTCATAGACCTGCAGCAGAAAACATCGCTGCATCATGCAGTCAGTGGGGGCAGCAT TGTTGCAGTGCACTATTTGTGGGAGACAGGAATGTTCCGGTTCACAGATACAGATATGTACCAGGTGACACCGCTTCACCTGGCTGCATCCACGGGCAACACAGAGGTGGTCCGGTATTTGCTCAGAGACCAG agaTGTGCTGTGGATGCAGCCGACCAGCAGGGAGCGACAGCGCTTCACGTTGCAGCAGAGAGGGGCGGAGTGGAGGTGTGCTGGACACTGCTGCAGAGAACAGGGTGCGGGATGCTCTATCTGAAGAACCACAGCGGCCTCACACCGCTGGACCTCAGCAAACAGGGGAAAACATTTAG ACATCAGCAACTCACCAAGCTACTGAGTCGGTACATTAATGAGCCTATACACCACAAGCCCAGAGAGTCTCATG TTTTGTATTACTGGACACTGTTTTTTCCGACCCTGAGCGGGGCTGCCATCCTGCTCATAGCAGCCATGTTGGGAGGCTATGGGGGGCTAACCTGTGGTTTGCTCTTCCCCTGGCTGGCCAGAAGCATCTTTACGCAGTACCACCGCATGACCACATATCAAAG GTTACCTAACCCGGTCTACTTGGGAACCCTCATAGCAGGTTTGTTCCACTCTCTGCTCTGCTTCTATGGGAAAATAATGCCTA GTGTGTGGCCAACCAGTGCTCTGGTCCAGGTGTCCATGGTCCATTTCTCCCTAGTGCTCGGTTTGTTCTGTAAGGTTCTAACTCAGGACCCTGGGACACTGCACAGAGCAGATGCAGACCCTCGGTTCTCCTGTATCACTGACCTGGTGGAGAACAACCAGAGCCCTCACAGGTTCTGTCCATACTGTGAG TTGTTTCAGCCCGACTACACAAAACACTGCAAGTTATGTGACGTGTGCATTAAAGACTATGACCACCACTGCCTTTTCCTCAACCGGTGTGTCGGCCGGGGTAACCAccgcctcttcctcctcttcattctcTCCATGGTGATTGCCCacattctttttgttttcacggcagcaaattccttgtatgacAAGATGTCTGCGGGCAGTCACAGCTTGTCATCGTGGCTCACGTTGTTGGGGGAGGAGTTCTGGGTCGTGGTCATGATGGTTATGAATGCGTTGACACTACTTTGGGAGGTGTGGCTACTGACCGAGCAGTTTGATGCCGTTGCAACGGGAACGACCACCTACTTCAGACAGTGTGAGAGCTCAGTGCGGCAGAGGTCACTAATACAGCGATGG CGATGGGTTATCGTGCTGTCGtttctgctggagggtcgcagACGGGTTGGCAGCGTACAAACAGGAGAGGACAAAACTGCCATAGACATTTAA